TGCACATGGACGGCAAGGCGATCGACGTGCGCATCCCGGGCCGGAACCTGGCCAGCCTGCGCAAGGCGGCGATGGCCCAGCGCGCCGGCGGCGTCGGCTATTACCCGGATTCGCAGTTCGTGCACATGGACGTCGGCCGCGTCCGCCACTGGTAAGGCATTCGATGCGGCGCACGGCGATCGTATTCATGATGGCGGCCCTGCCGTGGACAGCCCGGGCGCAAACGGCGGCACCGGACCCGGCGCCGCCGGCCGCGCAAACCGCCTCCGCGCCGCAGACGGTGGTCGTCACCAGCACGCGCGACCCGGTCGACAAGTCCTATCGCAAGATGATCCGCGGCATGGAGCGTTTCACGCGCCAGCACGCGCTGGCGCCGCAGGCCACGCTGCGCTTCCGGCTGCTGCCGCGCACGCCGCGGGTCGACATGCGCGGCATCACGCTGCGCGTGGTGGGCGACCGCGTCACGGTGCCGGTGCCGGTGGCTGCCGACAACAGTTTTATCTTGCCCAGCAACCGCCAGGCGCTGGACGAGGACGCCGCCGTGATCGCCAACCGCAAGACCACCAGCATGACCTGGCGCGCCCAGGTGACCACGCCCGACCTGCCGCCGGACACGCGCCGCCTGGGCGACCTGCGCCTGGAATGCCTGGTCGGCGTGGAAGCCGGACTGGTGTCCAACAGTTCGCCGCTGTTCGGCTGGATCGCGAGCGCCCTGAACAGTCCGGAACAGGTGTGCGGCAGCCCGGACGGCAACTTCCTGTTCTTTACCGAGCGCCCGCTGTTCTCGGTGACGCTGCGTGCCGGCACGCGTAGCGAAATCCTGCCGTTCCGCCTGCTGTACGCCGGCGGCGACCAGACGCCCGACATGCTGCCCTATTGCGATTGCCAGGTGCTGCTCGACCGCACCTATTACGCGCCGATCTGGGACCGCAGCTGGCCCGACGATACCCTGGTCAGCTTCGAGTACATGGACGACGGTGCAGCAGCAGCAGCAGCAGCCGTACCCGCCGCCGGAGCGCAGCCATGACGCTCGTCCGCACGCGCCGCTCCGGCGCCGCGCTGCTGCGGGCTGCACTGCTGGCCGCGCTGCTGCGGGCTGCACTGCTGGCCGCGCTGCTGGGCGCCGCCGTAGCCGGCTGCGCCACGCGCGCGCCGGCCCCCGGCGCCATGGTCGGCGCCGACCATTTTACCGAGACGGTCGTACCCGGCCGCACCACCCGCGCCGAACTGCTGGCCGCCTTCGGCCCGACCAAGCGGGTCGCCTTCGACAGCGGCATCGAAACCTGGCTGTACACGGCCGATGCCGGCGCCGGCCGCAGCGAGGAACTGGTCGTGCTGCTGGACCGCGACGGCATCGTGCGCAAGCTGCGGCGCCGGCCGCCCTACCCCGGCGACGGGGACGGCCAGCGGCGCTGATCGCCCGCAGCATCTATGGCAGAATGACAAGCTTTCAACCCTGCCATCGCACGCCATGCTCGAACACGATTCTCCCGCCGCCGTCGTCCAGCGCCAGCTCGACGCCTACAATGCACGCGACGTCGACGCCCTGCTCGCCACCTACGCGCCGGACGCGCGCCAGTACGAATACCCGGCCACGCTGCTGGCCAGCGGCCACGACGAATTCCGTCCGCGCTTCGCCGCGCGCTTCCAGGAACCGGACCTGCACGCGCGCCTGCTGCAGCGCGTCGTGATGGGCAAGCTGGTGATGGACCACGAAGTCGTCACCAGGAATTTCCCCGAAGGCAAAGGCTCGCTGGAACTGGTAGCGATCTACGAAGTGGTCGATGGCCGCATCCGCAGCCAGTCGGTGCAACTGGGCGCCAAGCGGCTGGACGCGCCGGCCGCCTGAGCGCACGCCGCTGGCCGCGCGGCCAGCGGCGGCTTGCGCGCCGCCGGCCGGAATCGGTGTACAGTCGAGCATTCCAAGACCGCTTGCCCACCCGGGATACGTGAAGACATGGCACGACTACAGCTCAACTTTCCTGACGACCAATACTATTATTCCTCGCTGCTGACGGTGCGCGTCACCGACATCAATGCCGGCAACCACCTCGGCAACGATTCGATGATCTCGATGATCTCGGAAGCGCGCGCCCGCTTCCTGTTCGAATTCGGCATCAGCGAAACCGAGCGCGACGGCAACGGCATCATCGTCACCGACCTCGCCACCACCTACCGCGCCGAAGCGCACGCGCGCGACCAGCTGCTGTTCGAAGTCGGCGTCATGGACTTCAACAAGTACGGCGGCGACATCATCTTCCGC
The genomic region above belongs to Massilia forsythiae and contains:
- a CDS encoding thioesterase family protein, with protein sequence MARLQLNFPDDQYYYSSLLTVRVTDINAGNHLGNDSMISMISEARARFLFEFGISETERDGNGIIVTDLATTYRAEAHARDQLLFEVGVMDFNKYGGDIIFRITRPQDRTLVAMAKQGFVFYNYKSSQVVMMPDDFRGKFERVNWVD
- a CDS encoding nuclear transport factor 2 family protein, with the translated sequence MLEHDSPAAVVQRQLDAYNARDVDALLATYAPDARQYEYPATLLASGHDEFRPRFAARFQEPDLHARLLQRVVMGKLVMDHEVVTRNFPEGKGSLELVAIYEVVDGRIRSQSVQLGAKRLDAPAA